A genome region from Perca fluviatilis chromosome 20, GENO_Pfluv_1.0, whole genome shotgun sequence includes the following:
- the prkcha gene encoding protein kinase C eta type → MKFNGYLKLRIGEAVDLKPTTFSLRHSVIFNKASPALDPYMVVKVDDFKIGQTLTKQKTNTPTFNEEFCLNVNDGKQIEMAVFHDTPIGYDDFVANCIIQFEDLIKTSNTEETFEGWMDLEPEGKVYIHITLTGSFTDDEAIVKEKTFKQFTRKRQGAVRRRIHQVNGHKFMSTFLRQPTFCFHCREFIWGVFGKQGYQCQVCTCVVHKRCHQHVVTVCPRMKKTEKEQPTNQGFSINVPHKFNIHNYKSPTFCDHCGSLLWGIVRQGLHCKICKMNVHIRCRGNVAPNCGVNSVELANKLAEMGLQAGGLSKRNSVAKGTGQMRAPTERRESTDTQQQTPRLGISDFTFLQVLGKGSFGKVMLARLNGKDRVFAVKVLKKDIILQDDDVECTMTEKRVLSLAGCHPYLTQLFCCFQTPDRLFFVMEFVNGGDLMFHIQKSRKFEEPRARFYTAEITSALMFLHSKGIIYRDLKLDNVLLDKDGHCKLADFGMCKEGIFEGVATGTFCGTPDYIAPEILQEMLYGPSVDWWALGVLLYEMLSGHAPFEAENEDDLFESILNEEIVYASWLSAEAVNILKAFLTKNPARRLGCVASEGGDSAVTSHNFFTGIDWEKLNRREMEPPFKPRIKTPEDVNNFDPDFTQEEPTLTPNDDPLIPSINQEEFRNFSFTSPELQES, encoded by the exons ATGAAGTTTAATGGTTATCTGAAGCTCCGGATCGGCGAGGCGGTGGACCTGAAACCGACAACCTTCTCCCTCCGCCACTCTGTCATCTTCAACAAAGCTTCTCCAGCCCTGGACCCGTACATGGTGGTGAAGGTGGACGACTTCAAAATTGGACAAACTCTCACCAAACAGAAAACCAACACGCCGACGTTCAACGAGGAGTTCTGCCTCAACGTGAACGATGGGAAACAAATCGAGATGGCAGTTTTCCACGACACTCCAATCGGATATGATGACTTTGTGGCCAACTGCATCATTCAGTTTGAGGACCTCATCAAAACCTCCAACACAGAAGAGACTTTCGAGGGATGG ATGGACTTGGAGCCAGAGGGCAAGGTTTACATTCATATTACGCTCACTGGATCCTTCACTGATG ATGAGGCCATAGtgaaagaaaagacctttaagCAGTTTACAAGGAAGCGACAGGGGGCCGTGAGACGGAGGATCCACCAGGTCAACGGACACAAGTTCATGTCTACTTTTCTCCGTCAACCCACCTTCTGTTTCCACTGCAGAGAGTTCATCTG GGGTGTTTTTGGAAAGCAGGGGTACCAGTGCCAAG tgtgtacctgtgtggtTCACAAACGATGCCACCAGCACGTCGTCACTGTGTGTCCACGCATGaagaagacagaaaaagaacag CCCACAAACCAAGGCTTCAGCATCAACGTCCCTCACAAGTTCAACATCCACAACTACAAGTCGCCCACCTTCTGTGACCACTGTGGCTCACTGCTGTGGGGAATAGTCAGGCAGGGGCTGCACTGCAAAA TCTGTAAAATGAACGTTCATATCAGGTGCAGAGGCAACGTCGCTCCCAACTGTGGGGTCAACAGTGTGGAACTGGCCAATAAGCTTGCAGAGATGGGTCTGCAGGCTGGAGGACTCTCTAAACGCAACTCAGTG GCCAAAGGTACAGGTCAGATGAGGGCGCCCACTGAAAGGAGGGAGAGTACGGACACTCAGCAGCAGACCCCTCGACTGGGCATCTCAGACTTCACGTTCCTTCAAGTCCTTGGCAAGGGCAGTTTTGGCAAG GTGATGCTGGCGAGACTTAATGGCAAAGATCGGGTTTTCGCAGTCAAGGTGTTGAAGAAGGACATCATTTTGCAGGACGATGATGTTGAGTGTACCATGACTGAAAAGAGGGTGCTGTCACTGGCCGGCTGTCACCCCTACCTCACACAGTTGTTCTGCTGCTTCCAGACGCCG GACCGTCTCTTCTTTGTGATGGAGTTTGTGAATGGTGGCGATCTTATGTTCCACATTCAGAAATCCAGGAAGTTTGAAGAGCCGAGAGCACGTTTCTACACAGCAGAGATCACCTCCGCTCTCATGTTCCTGCATAGCAAAGGCATCATCTACAG GGATCTAAAATTGGACAATGTTCTTCTTGACAAAGACGGTCACTGTAAACTGGCGGACTTTGGCATGTGCAAAGAGGGCATATTTGAAGGCGTGGCCACAGGAACTTTCTGTGGGACCCCGGATTACATTGCCCCTGAG ATCCTGCAGGAGATGCTTTATGGGCCCTCTGTTGATTGGTGGGCTCTCGGGGTGCTACTGTATGAGATGCTGTCAGGACACGCTCCCTTTGAGGCTGAAAATGAAGATGACCTCTTTGAATCCATTCTCAATGAAGAAATTGTCTATGCGTCTTGGCTCAGCGCAGAGGCAGTGAATATACTCAAAGCT TTCTTGACCAAAAACCCGGCCCGGCGTCTGGGCTGTGTGGCCTCAGAGGGTGGCGACAGCGCTGTGACCAGCCACAACTTCTTCACTGGCATAGATTGGGAGAAGCTGAATCGTAGAGAAATGGAGCCACCCTTCAAGCCCAGGATC AAAACACCAGAAGACGTCAACAACTTTGACCCAGATTTTACTCAAGAAGAGCCCACCCTCACGCCCAATGATGACCCTCTGATCCCTTCCATCAACCAGGAGGAGTTTCGTAACTTCTCCTTCACCTCCCCTGAACTGCAGGAGAGCTAA